From Pyxicephalus adspersus chromosome 7, UCB_Pads_2.0, whole genome shotgun sequence, a single genomic window includes:
- the LOC140334684 gene encoding tryptase-like, with product MQRLLVLLPLVIQGAYGKPSFMTRIVGGQDSQKGEWPWQVSLQANDNLVCGGALISNSWVLTAAHCFEMPLNISIYTVYLGLYQLSAPQDKDVVTRDVQQVIVHPDHTGDNTGGDIALVKLNDVELTSFISPINLPSAKLQLPEGTKCWTTGWGNIQENVHLPSPKTLQEVEVALISNDNCERMYRSVYNYKPSFHLIYPDMICAGYRDGKKDSCAGDSGGPLVCNVNGIWSQIGLISWGFGCAQPNQPGVYTRVQYYLTWIKKYVPSVKISNSDLTLDLKNSVSFYNPYDNDMGNLTYNANHTNIEALKSGAPSQIHVCSIITIMLLLCLMIHL from the exons ATGCAGAGACTCCTGGTCCTTCTTCCCCTGGTCATCCAAGGAG CCTATGGAAAACCATCATTTATGACCCGCATTGTCGGAGGACAAGACTCGCAAAAGGGAGAATGGCCATGGCAGGTCAGCCTGCAGGCGAATGATAATCTGGTTTGCGGTGGGGCCCTCATTTCCAATTCCTGGGTCCTGACAGCGGCTCACTGCTTTGAAAT GCCTCTGAATATCTCAATATACACCGTCTACCTTGGGTTGTACCAGCTATCTGCCCCTCAAGATAAGGATGTAGTGACCAGAGATGTCCAGCAGGTCATTGTGCACCCCGACCACACTGGGGACAATACCGGTGGCGACATCGCTCTAGTTAAGCTGAATGACGTAGAATTGACCTCCTTTATCTCTCCTATCAACCTCCCATCTGCAAAGCTTCAACTTCCAGAGGGGACCAAATGCTGGACCACTGGCTGGGGAAACATTCaggaaaatg TCCACCTTCCATCCCCAAAGACCCTACAAGAAGTAGAGGTGGCGCTAATCAGCAATGACAACTGTGAGCGCATGTATCGGTCCGTGTACAACTACAAGCCCAGCTTTCATCTTATCTACCCAGACATGATCTGTGCGGGCTACAGGGATGGTAAAAAAGACTCCTGCGCG ggTGACTCAGGTGGCCCTCTTGTCTGTAATGTCAATGGTATCTGGTCTCAAATTGGGCTTATCAGCTGGGGATTTGGCTGTGCCCAACCCAACCAACCTGGTGTCTACACAAGAGTCCAGTATTACCTGACCTGGATCAAGAAGTATGTGCCGTCTGTCAAAATTTCAAATTCAGACCTCACCTTGGATTTGAAGAATTCCGTTTCTTTTTATAATCCCTATGATAACGATATGGGAAATTTAACCTACAATGCAAATCACACCAACATAGAAGCCTTGAAATCTGGCGCACCAAGTCAAATTCACGTCTGCTCCATCATTACCATCATGCTCCTCCTCTGTCTGATGATCCATTTATAA